One Magnetovibrio sp. PR-2 DNA window includes the following coding sequences:
- a CDS encoding TIGR03862 family flavoprotein, whose product MEHLSTHIDVVIIGGGPAGLMAAEVLCGQGLNVHLFDAQPSLGRKFLMAGKSGLNLTHGEEVEKFLNRFAASRGALQASLQAFNAQDIQNWAHDLGVETFVGTSGRVFPKDFKAAPLLRAWLRRLRKNGLTVHVRHKWSGWDGDALCFETPQGPAQVTAKAIILALGGASWPSLGSDASWVTPLQNTGTEIAPLRPANCGFDVAWSDHMREKFSGAPLKSVRLSFNGQSANGDVTVTDTGIESGPVYPLSATLRDAIERDGSATLLIDVLPDRTVDQIIDALNKPRGKKSMSTHLKRTTKLDGAKAALLRECLDKDTFQDPTRLALSIKAVPLTLTRPRPIEEAISTAGGVRFDAMSADFELIHKPGVFCAGEMMDWEAPTGGYLLSACLATGRCVGDAVLRRLKG is encoded by the coding sequence ATGGAACATCTCTCAACCCACATTGACGTCGTGATTATCGGCGGCGGCCCCGCTGGCCTGATGGCGGCTGAGGTCCTCTGCGGCCAAGGCTTGAACGTGCACCTGTTCGACGCGCAGCCGTCCTTGGGCCGCAAGTTCTTGATGGCCGGCAAAAGCGGGCTCAACTTGACCCACGGGGAAGAGGTGGAGAAATTCTTGAACCGCTTCGCCGCATCACGTGGTGCGCTACAAGCGTCTCTTCAAGCTTTCAACGCGCAAGACATTCAAAACTGGGCGCATGATTTGGGCGTCGAGACCTTCGTCGGCACATCGGGTCGTGTGTTTCCTAAAGACTTCAAAGCAGCCCCCCTGCTGCGCGCGTGGTTGCGCCGCTTGCGCAAAAACGGTCTCACCGTTCATGTTCGCCATAAGTGGTCGGGCTGGGACGGCGATGCGCTTTGCTTTGAGACTCCCCAAGGTCCCGCACAGGTCACGGCCAAAGCCATCATCTTGGCCCTTGGTGGCGCAAGCTGGCCAAGCTTAGGCTCGGATGCCTCTTGGGTAACACCGCTTCAAAACACAGGGACTGAGATTGCCCCACTGCGCCCCGCCAACTGCGGTTTCGATGTGGCCTGGAGCGATCATATGCGGGAGAAATTCTCCGGCGCGCCACTCAAGTCCGTGCGCCTCAGCTTCAATGGGCAAAGTGCAAACGGGGATGTCACTGTCACCGACACAGGAATTGAGAGCGGCCCGGTCTACCCCCTCTCCGCCACCTTGCGCGATGCCATTGAACGTGATGGCAGTGCCACACTTCTGATTGATGTGCTGCCGGACAGAACCGTCGATCAAATCATCGATGCCCTCAACAAACCGCGCGGCAAAAAATCCATGTCCACGCACCTCAAACGCACAACAAAGTTAGACGGCGCGAAAGCTGCATTGCTGCGCGAGTGCTTAGACAAAGACACGTTTCAAGACCCCACGCGTTTGGCGCTTTCCATCAAAGCCGTGCCCCTCACCCTCACCCGACCGCGCCCCATCGAAGAGGCCATCAGCACAGCTGGCGGTGTGCGCTTTGACGCCATGAGCGCAGACTTCGAACTGATCCATAAGCCCGGAGTCTTTTGCGCCGGTGAAATGATGGACTGGGAAGCACCGACAGGAGGCTACCTGCTCAGCGCATGCTTGGCGACGGGACGCTGTGTGGGTGATGCGGTGCTGCGCCGTCTTAAAGGTTGA
- the greB gene encoding transcription elongation factor GreB, which yields MTSASTDCITPAGFAALTDELHQLWDIERPEVVRTVSWAAGNGDRSENGDYIYGKKRLRQIDGRVRFLRKRLDAVMVVDPASQTERDRVLFGATVKFEREDGKVQTVTIVGKDETDPANGHISMDSPIARAVLKKRVGDLAPVMTPGGEDELEILAISYP from the coding sequence ATGACAAGTGCGTCCACCGATTGCATCACCCCTGCGGGTTTCGCCGCCTTAACTGATGAGCTTCACCAGCTTTGGGACATTGAACGCCCCGAAGTGGTGCGCACGGTGTCATGGGCGGCTGGCAACGGCGATCGGTCCGAGAACGGCGATTACATCTACGGCAAAAAGCGTCTGCGCCAAATTGATGGCCGTGTGCGGTTTTTGCGCAAGCGCCTGGATGCGGTCATGGTTGTCGACCCCGCGTCCCAAACCGAACGCGACCGGGTCTTGTTCGGTGCCACCGTCAAGTTCGAACGCGAAGACGGAAAAGTGCAAACCGTCACCATTGTCGGCAAAGACGAAACCGATCCCGCCAACGGCCACATCAGCATGGACAGCCCCATCGCGCGCGCCGTGCTGAAAAAACGCGTCGGCGACTTGGCCCCGGTCATGACCCCGGGCGGCGAGGATGAGCTGGAAATCCTCGCGATTTCCTACCCCTGA
- a CDS encoding 2Fe-2S iron-sulfur cluster-binding protein, whose product MANVYFSSPIMRKNKKVEAVAGSRDTLLKVAQNNDVKIPHECENGECGSCLCEVTHLDGDRVKGMMLTDKERFVLQSVGKLSAKDGERAEVNDLPPKYRLACQCVVTDEDLLVEFTGEPGGA is encoded by the coding sequence ATGGCGAATGTTTATTTCAGCTCTCCCATTATGCGTAAAAACAAAAAGGTGGAGGCCGTCGCCGGCTCTCGCGACACCCTTTTGAAAGTTGCGCAAAACAATGACGTGAAAATCCCTCACGAATGTGAAAACGGCGAATGTGGCTCTTGCCTCTGCGAAGTTACGCATTTGGACGGGGACCGCGTCAAAGGCATGATGCTCACGGACAAAGAACGCTTCGTTCTGCAATCCGTTGGTAAACTGTCTGCAAAAGACGGCGAACGTGCCGAAGTGAACGATCTTCCCCCGAAATATCGCTTGGCTTGCCAATGCGTTGTCACCGATGAAGACCTTTTGGTCGAATTCACCGGTGAACCGGGTGGGGCTTAA
- the nifM gene encoding nitrogen fixation protein NifM — protein sequence MKLPARNGSDEKGLDAYYVLKAAVDTFGQQPEKLDAEQLKKATKRGEDIRDLEDMVLNSPNAARVSVPDAEVDNAVAQIQDRYENEQEFERALMESGVRVADLRRALWRELAFDAVMNMVGDQASRVTAEEVETFYTENPDQFDRPELRTARHILITINDDYEENKQTEALRRIAPIADHLQDNPGDFADQAVQHSECPTAVEGGLLGRVPPGKLYPELDRVLFKMEVGEIAGPIESETGYHILMCEKIEPGEKVEFSAVRDKLEDFLNEQQRKAYQKGWIAKLSGRA from the coding sequence ATGAAATTGCCTGCACGAAATGGTTCGGACGAAAAAGGTCTGGACGCCTATTATGTTTTAAAAGCAGCGGTGGACACCTTCGGCCAACAGCCTGAAAAACTGGATGCTGAACAACTGAAAAAGGCCACCAAGCGCGGCGAAGACATTCGCGACTTGGAAGACATGGTGTTGAACAGTCCCAACGCCGCGCGCGTGTCCGTACCGGATGCTGAGGTCGACAACGCCGTTGCACAAATTCAAGACCGCTATGAAAACGAGCAAGAGTTCGAACGCGCCCTGATGGAAAGTGGCGTGCGTGTGGCGGATTTACGCCGCGCGCTTTGGCGTGAATTGGCGTTTGATGCGGTGATGAATATGGTCGGTGATCAGGCGTCCCGCGTCACCGCTGAAGAGGTCGAGACGTTCTACACCGAAAACCCTGACCAGTTTGACCGTCCTGAACTGCGCACCGCGCGTCATATCCTCATCACCATCAACGATGATTATGAGGAAAACAAACAGACCGAGGCCCTGCGCCGCATTGCGCCCATTGCGGACCATCTGCAAGACAATCCCGGCGACTTTGCCGATCAAGCCGTACAGCATTCCGAATGTCCGACGGCGGTCGAAGGCGGTCTGTTGGGCCGCGTGCCGCCTGGAAAGCTCTACCCGGAGTTGGATCGGGTGCTGTTCAAAATGGAGGTCGGTGAGATCGCCGGTCCTATAGAGTCTGAGACCGGGTATCACATCTTGATGTGTGAGAAAATCGAGCCGGGTGAGAAGGTCGAATTCTCTGCCGTACGCGATAAGTTGGAAGACTTCTTGAACGAACAGCAGCGCAAAGCTTACCAAAAAGGCTGGATCGCAAAGTTGAGCGGCAGGGCGTAA
- a CDS encoding nitrogen fixation protein NifZ, giving the protein MIAEYEIGDEVRVTRNVRNDGTFPGLERGDLIMRRGTCGTIVDRGTFLQDQIVYTVHFVGDDRVVGCREEELIPIDAPWNPSKFEFRDKVVALKTFAVNGEVIAEAGAPGEILKVLRETEGEMQYHVRFPGHTLQILESRLDWADPEQAQLEQSA; this is encoded by the coding sequence ATGATTGCCGAATATGAAATTGGGGATGAAGTCCGGGTCACGCGCAACGTGCGCAATGACGGAACCTTTCCGGGGTTGGAGCGGGGCGATCTGATTATGCGCCGTGGCACCTGCGGCACCATTGTCGACCGTGGCACGTTCTTGCAAGACCAGATCGTTTACACCGTGCACTTCGTCGGCGATGATCGTGTTGTGGGGTGTCGTGAAGAAGAGCTGATCCCCATCGATGCGCCGTGGAATCCGTCAAAGTTTGAATTCCGCGATAAGGTCGTGGCGCTCAAAACCTTTGCCGTGAACGGTGAGGTCATTGCCGAAGCGGGTGCGCCGGGCGAAATCTTGAAAGTGTTGCGCGAAACCGAAGGCGAAATGCAATATCACGTGCGTTTCCCTGGACACACCTTGCAGATTCTCGAAAGCCGTTTAGATTGGGCCGACCCTGAACAGGCTCAACTGGAGCAATCGGCATGA
- the nifW gene encoding nitrogenase-stabilizing/protective protein NifW produces the protein MFDFDADLEDDLSELEGAEDFLNYFEIEFDQTKVHAYRLHILQRYHDLLGEVTDPPADEAARRGVYAELLQKAYQAFVDSDPKTEKVLQVYKAADQEAEPAFVALDDLVK, from the coding sequence ATGTTCGACTTTGACGCAGACTTGGAAGACGATCTGTCCGAATTGGAAGGGGCAGAGGACTTCTTGAACTACTTCGAAATTGAGTTCGATCAAACCAAAGTGCACGCGTATCGCTTGCACATCTTGCAGCGCTATCACGACCTGCTGGGCGAAGTCACCGATCCGCCCGCCGATGAAGCCGCGCGCCGGGGCGTGTATGCCGAATTGTTGCAAAAGGCCTATCAGGCGTTTGTGGACTCAGACCCCAAAACCGAAAAGGTTTTACAGGTCTACAAAGCCGCAGATCAAGAGGCCGAGCCCGCGTTTGTGGCCTTGGATGACTTGGTCAAGTAA
- the cysE gene encoding serine O-acetyltransferase, whose amino-acid sequence MPHDVVPAPAKKLGLFGMIREDINCVFDRDPAARTKFEVLTTYPGVHAVINHRIAHKLWTKGFRYAARLWAFFSRMFSGIEIHPGATIGHRFFIDHGTGVVIGETAEIGDDVTLYHGVTLGGTSWSRGKRHPSLEDGVVVGGGAMILGPITVGKNAKVGANSVVIADVPENRTVVGIPGRVVHTSEAAHLNPAGIDLNHHLIPDPVADAMSCVLERIAVLEDRLGVSDGNCIECEGEAVCENVSPDARKRGRVHIPLPRAAGE is encoded by the coding sequence ATGCCGCATGACGTTGTTCCAGCTCCCGCCAAAAAACTTGGCCTGTTTGGGATGATCCGCGAAGACATCAACTGTGTGTTTGATCGTGACCCGGCAGCGCGCACGAAGTTCGAAGTGCTGACCACGTACCCCGGTGTTCACGCCGTTATCAACCACCGCATTGCGCACAAACTTTGGACCAAGGGTTTTCGCTACGCCGCGCGCCTTTGGGCCTTTTTCAGCCGCATGTTTTCCGGCATCGAAATCCATCCGGGTGCCACCATCGGCCATCGCTTCTTTATCGATCATGGCACAGGCGTCGTCATCGGCGAAACGGCAGAGATTGGCGATGACGTCACACTGTATCACGGGGTCACCCTGGGCGGCACGTCGTGGAGCCGCGGCAAACGTCACCCGTCGTTGGAAGACGGCGTTGTGGTTGGCGGTGGTGCGATGATCTTGGGCCCCATAACTGTTGGCAAAAATGCAAAGGTTGGCGCGAACTCGGTGGTCATCGCCGACGTTCCCGAAAACCGCACCGTGGTCGGCATTCCCGGCCGCGTGGTGCATACGTCCGAAGCGGCACATCTGAACCCGGCGGGCATCGACTTGAACCACCACCTGATCCCCGATCCGGTGGCAGACGCTATGAGCTGTGTTTTGGAACGCATTGCGGTTTTGGAAGACCGCCTCGGCGTGTCGGACGGCAATTGCATCGAATGTGAAGGCGAGGCGGTGTGTGAAAACGTCTCCCCCGACGCGCGCAAACGTGGTCGTGTGCATATTCCCTTACCCCGCGCAGCAGGAGAGTGA
- the nifV gene encoding homocitrate synthase has protein sequence MTNEIKNKTVVIDDTTLRDGEQSAGVAFSLAEKLAIAQEFDRLGVPELEVGIPAMGAEEREAIRAIADLKLNTDLVVWCRMCDADLGLCAETGADIVDLSMPVSDQHLFHKLGRDRDWALAEIERMVSKALDQGFDVCVGGEDSSRADPDFLDQVLDVAAKAGARRFRFADTVGVLDPFAIRASFERMRKNSDLELEVHAHDDLGLATANTLAAILGGATHANTTVHGLGERAGNAPFEEVVMGLKHLHGIDTGIDLRQMGALSQLVANASGRPIPWQKSLVGDGVFTHEAGIHVDGLLKNPLNYQGVDPAELGREHRIVLGKHSGSRGVLLAYQNLGLPINQDQAELILQRVRALSTEAKRAPDDQDLLRFYHELSHAGGHGYAA, from the coding sequence ATGACCAACGAGATCAAAAACAAGACCGTAGTCATCGACGACACCACATTACGCGACGGAGAACAGTCCGCCGGTGTCGCCTTTTCATTGGCCGAAAAACTGGCCATTGCACAAGAATTCGACCGCTTGGGTGTGCCCGAGCTGGAAGTCGGCATCCCCGCCATGGGCGCGGAAGAACGCGAAGCCATTCGCGCCATTGCCGATTTGAAGCTCAACACCGATTTGGTGGTGTGGTGCCGCATGTGTGACGCCGATTTGGGCCTGTGCGCCGAAACCGGGGCCGACATCGTGGACTTGTCCATGCCGGTGTCCGATCAACATCTATTCCACAAACTGGGCCGTGACCGGGACTGGGCCTTGGCCGAGATCGAACGCATGGTGTCCAAGGCTTTGGACCAAGGCTTTGACGTGTGCGTCGGCGGTGAAGATTCCTCGCGCGCCGATCCCGATTTCCTCGACCAAGTTCTGGACGTCGCCGCCAAAGCCGGAGCGCGTCGTTTCCGCTTTGCCGACACCGTCGGTGTGTTGGACCCGTTCGCCATCCGCGCGAGCTTTGAGCGCATGCGCAAAAACTCAGACTTGGAACTGGAAGTCCACGCCCACGACGATTTGGGCCTCGCCACGGCCAACACCTTGGCCGCCATTTTGGGCGGCGCGACCCACGCCAACACGACCGTCCACGGTTTGGGCGAACGCGCGGGCAATGCGCCCTTCGAAGAAGTTGTGATGGGCCTCAAACACCTGCACGGTATCGACACGGGCATTGACCTGCGTCAAATGGGGGCGTTGTCCCAGCTGGTTGCCAATGCATCGGGGCGTCCCATTCCGTGGCAAAAAAGTTTGGTGGGTGACGGCGTGTTCACCCATGAAGCGGGCATCCACGTGGACGGCTTGCTGAAAAACCCGCTGAATTACCAAGGTGTCGATCCGGCTGAATTGGGCCGCGAACACCGCATTGTGCTGGGCAAACACTCAGGCTCGCGCGGGGTGTTGCTGGCTTATCAAAACTTAGGTCTGCCCATCAACCAAGATCAGGCGGAACTGATTTTGCAGCGTGTGCGCGCACTTTCGACCGAAGCTAAACGCGCCCCTGACGATCAAGATCTTTTGCGCTTTTATCATGAACTCTCACACGCGGGGGGACATGGTTATGCCGCATGA
- the nifS gene encoding cysteine desulfurase NifS has protein sequence MTDGIYLDNNATTQVDPEIVESMLPYFTEQFGNPSSMHQFGNKVGHAIKKARGQIQDLLGAEYDSEIVFTSCGTESDSTAILSALKAYPKRREIITTVIEHPAVLELCKHLEKEGYTVHYLEVDSKGRLDLEKYKSLLTPNVAIVSVMWANNETGSYFPVIEMAEMAHAAGVMFHTDAVQAVGKIPMDLKNTKINMLSLSGHKLHAPKGIGVLYLKRGTRYRPLLRGGHQERGRRAGTENAASIVGLGLACEFAQKHMAFENSEVMAMRDRLQDALLEAIPNCFVTGDPENRLPNTLNIAFEFIEGEAILMLLNKDGIAASSGSACTSGSLEPSHVMRAMDIPFTAAHGTVRFSLSRYNTPQEIEKVIDVVPGIVAKLRKLSPYWGENGPVANPDQAFAPAYS, from the coding sequence ATGACCGACGGCATTTATCTCGACAACAACGCCACCACGCAGGTGGACCCGGAAATCGTCGAATCCATGTTGCCGTACTTTACGGAGCAATTCGGCAACCCGTCCTCCATGCACCAATTCGGCAACAAGGTCGGCCACGCCATCAAAAAAGCGCGCGGTCAAATCCAGGATTTGCTGGGTGCGGAATACGACAGTGAAATCGTGTTCACGTCGTGTGGTACGGAATCGGACTCGACCGCCATTTTATCGGCGCTGAAAGCTTATCCCAAACGTCGTGAAATCATCACCACTGTGATCGAACACCCGGCGGTGTTGGAGCTGTGCAAGCATTTGGAAAAAGAAGGCTACACAGTTCACTATTTGGAAGTGGACAGCAAGGGCCGTTTGGATCTGGAAAAATACAAAAGCTTGCTTACACCCAACGTTGCCATTGTATCTGTGATGTGGGCCAACAACGAAACAGGCTCTTACTTCCCTGTTATCGAAATGGCTGAAATGGCTCATGCGGCGGGCGTGATGTTTCACACCGACGCGGTGCAAGCCGTCGGCAAAATTCCGATGGATTTGAAAAATACCAAGATCAATATGCTGTCGCTCTCGGGCCACAAACTGCATGCCCCCAAAGGCATCGGTGTGTTGTATCTCAAACGCGGGACGCGCTATCGGCCATTATTGCGCGGTGGTCACCAAGAACGCGGACGCCGTGCCGGCACGGAAAACGCAGCGTCCATCGTCGGCCTGGGTTTGGCGTGCGAGTTTGCACAAAAGCACATGGCCTTCGAAAATTCCGAAGTCATGGCTATGCGCGACCGTTTGCAAGACGCGCTTTTGGAAGCCATCCCCAACTGTTTTGTGACGGGCGATCCGGAAAACCGCTTGCCCAACACCTTGAACATCGCGTTCGAATTCATCGAAGGTGAAGCGATTTTGATGTTGCTGAACAAAGACGGGATCGCTGCCTCTTCCGGTTCGGCCTGTACGTCTGGATCGTTGGAGCCGTCGCACGTGATGCGCGCCATGGACATTCCGTTCACGGCTGCCCACGGTACAGTGCGTTTCTCCCTGTCGCGCTACAACACACCCCAAGAGATCGAGAAGGTCATTGATGTCGTGCCAGGCATCGTGGCCAAACTCCGCAAGCTCTCCCCGTATTGGGGGGAGAACGGGCCAGTGGCAAACCCCGATCAGGCGTTTGCTCCGGCCTATTCTTAA
- the nifU gene encoding Fe-S cluster assembly protein NifU, whose product MWDYSDTVKEHFFNPRNAGEVGEANATGDVGSISCGDALRLQLKVNPETEIIEDAGFQTFGCGSAIASSSALTEIIKGKSLDEALKVSNNDIADYLEGLPPEKMHCSVMGREALQAAVADYRGEEWKDDHEEGELICKCFAIDAVMIEDTVRANNLTSVEDVTNYTKAGGGCSSCHEGIEEILTKVLAEQGIEFDPEAAPKPQTAPLEEPTADTPPAAPSGMSEFQRVKKIEAVIEKVRPMLQADKGDIELIDIQGNRVMVHLVGACSGCQMAGMTLGGVQQQLMEELGEFIQLIPVEKKQKPVQVAGA is encoded by the coding sequence ATGTGGGATTATTCCGATACCGTCAAAGAACACTTTTTCAACCCCCGCAACGCTGGCGAAGTTGGTGAAGCCAACGCCACCGGTGATGTTGGTTCCATTTCCTGCGGCGATGCGCTTCGTTTGCAGTTGAAAGTGAACCCCGAAACGGAAATCATCGAAGATGCGGGTTTTCAAACGTTTGGCTGTGGCTCTGCAATCGCATCGAGTTCGGCTCTCACCGAAATTATTAAGGGCAAATCCTTAGACGAAGCTTTGAAGGTGTCGAACAACGACATTGCCGATTATCTGGAAGGTCTGCCGCCGGAAAAAATGCACTGCTCCGTCATGGGACGCGAAGCTTTGCAAGCGGCTGTTGCCGATTACCGTGGTGAAGAATGGAAAGACGATCACGAAGAAGGCGAGCTGATCTGTAAGTGTTTCGCCATCGACGCCGTCATGATCGAAGACACCGTGCGGGCCAACAACCTGACTTCTGTTGAAGATGTCACCAACTACACCAAAGCCGGTGGCGGGTGTTCGTCTTGCCACGAAGGCATTGAAGAAATCTTGACCAAAGTTTTGGCGGAACAAGGCATTGAGTTCGACCCCGAAGCCGCGCCGAAACCGCAAACCGCACCGTTGGAAGAGCCAACGGCCGATACGCCGCCTGCCGCCCCGTCCGGTATGAGCGAGTTCCAACGGGTCAAAAAAATTGAAGCCGTCATCGAAAAAGTACGCCCCATGCTGCAAGCCGATAAAGGTGACATTGAACTGATTGACATCCAAGGGAACCGCGTCATGGTTCACTTGGTCGGAGCATGCTCCGGCTGTCAAATGGCAGGCATGACCTTGGGCGGCGTGCAGCAACAATTGATGGAAGAGTTGGGTGAGTTTATCCAGCTGATCCCGGTTGAGAAAAAACAAAAACCCGTTCAAGTGGCGGGGGCTTAA
- a CDS encoding HesB/IscA family protein produces MLELTENAQNALSKVISGSEKDIKGLRIQVSSGGCSGFQYALSLEEEAPEGDTVIEAGALSVFVNPENAQYLEGVTIDFTESVEGAGFTFNNPNAKQSCGCGKSFCA; encoded by the coding sequence ATGTTAGAGCTTACGGAAAACGCCCAAAATGCCCTGTCCAAAGTGATTTCCGGGTCCGAAAAGGACATCAAGGGATTGCGCATTCAAGTCAGCAGCGGTGGCTGTTCCGGTTTTCAATACGCCTTGAGCTTGGAAGAAGAAGCCCCCGAAGGCGACACCGTCATCGAAGCGGGCGCGCTGTCCGTTTTTGTGAACCCCGAAAACGCTCAATATCTCGAAGGCGTCACCATCGATTTCACCGAAAGCGTCGAGGGTGCTGGTTTCACCTTCAACAATCCGAACGCCAAGCAGTCCTGCGGCTGCGGCAAATCTTTCTGTGCTTAA
- a CDS encoding FAD:protein FMN transferase — protein sequence MKRLVTLIVLIFVTACSDQPAEYKETRYVFGTLVEFIIRGADEDLAKHAITEVDRDFQRMHKDWHAWKPGGELYDINRAMDQGETVEVSDFVLPLLLQGQQYEVMSGGLFNPAIGKLIDAWGFHADELPTGSLPDFDQIKRLASRQASMLDIMVEGNQVSTINRTVSFDFGGFGKGVALDMAVEKLKSLGIQNAIVNAGGDLNTIGKPGERLWTVGIRDPRDWGVIASVELTGGENLYTSGNYERFRMSEGVKYAHIIDPRTGMPVEHTASASVVHENGALADAAATALVVAGPQEWEKVVESMGLKYAMIVDTEGRVFITPAMKDRVTFETDKKLDILEGR from the coding sequence ATGAAACGTCTTGTTACCCTTATTGTTCTCATCTTCGTCACGGCTTGCTCTGACCAACCGGCTGAGTACAAAGAAACACGTTATGTCTTCGGCACATTGGTGGAATTCATCATCCGTGGCGCCGACGAAGACTTAGCCAAACACGCCATCACCGAAGTTGACCGCGATTTTCAACGCATGCACAAGGACTGGCACGCGTGGAAGCCGGGCGGTGAACTGTACGACATCAACCGCGCCATGGACCAGGGTGAAACCGTAGAGGTCTCAGACTTCGTGCTGCCGTTGCTTCTTCAAGGTCAGCAGTATGAGGTCATGAGCGGCGGTCTGTTTAATCCCGCCATCGGCAAGCTGATTGACGCTTGGGGTTTTCACGCAGACGAACTGCCCACGGGCTCGTTGCCGGATTTTGATCAGATCAAGAGGCTGGCGTCACGCCAAGCGTCCATGTTGGACATCATGGTCGAAGGCAACCAGGTTTCCACCATCAACCGAACCGTGTCGTTCGACTTTGGCGGTTTTGGCAAGGGTGTGGCCTTGGACATGGCGGTGGAAAAGCTTAAGTCCTTGGGCATTCAAAACGCCATTGTGAACGCGGGTGGCGATTTAAATACCATCGGCAAACCTGGCGAACGCTTGTGGACTGTCGGCATTCGCGATCCGCGTGACTGGGGCGTGATTGCATCCGTTGAGCTGACCGGGGGGGAGAACCTCTATACCTCCGGTAATTACGAACGCTTTCGTATGTCCGAAGGCGTGAAATACGCGCACATCATTGATCCGCGCACGGGCATGCCGGTGGAGCATACGGCTTCGGCCAGTGTCGTTCACGAAAATGGTGCGCTGGCGGACGCAGCAGCGACGGCTTTGGTCGTCGCGGGGCCACAAGAGTGGGAAAAAGTCGTCGAAAGCATGGGGCTCAAATACGCCATGATCGTCGATACCGAAGGCCGTGTGTTCATCACTCCAGCCATGAAGGACCGTGTGACGTTTGAAACGGACAAAAAGCTGGACATTTTAGAGGGGCGCTAA
- a CDS encoding (2Fe-2S) ferredoxin domain-containing protein yields the protein MPRPDKHVFVCVQSRPEGHPRGSCASANSPAVMDAFLAAFQEHDLWGVHKLSSSSCIGPCFTGPSVLVYPEGVMYLKVQPSDVGEIVEKHIKGGEVVERLQAPEDIW from the coding sequence ATGCCCCGTCCTGATAAACACGTTTTTGTTTGCGTGCAATCTCGTCCCGAAGGCCACCCGCGTGGGTCTTGTGCATCCGCCAATTCCCCGGCTGTCATGGACGCATTTTTGGCGGCGTTCCAAGAACACGATCTGTGGGGTGTACACAAGCTGTCATCCTCCAGCTGTATCGGCCCGTGCTTTACCGGCCCCAGTGTCTTGGTCTACCCCGAAGGCGTGATGTATTTGAAGGTTCAGCCCTCTGACGTGGGTGAAATCGTCGAAAAGCACATCAAAGGCGGCGAAGTCGTCGAACGTCTGCAGGCTCCGGAAGACATTTGGTAA
- the fdxB gene encoding ferredoxin III, nif-specific → MAFITGITRGGTEFTPEFVTELNQANCIGCGRCFKTCPRDVFDLVDREDLDLDDDLDDDDWDDDDDGFSDDTAMVMSLKDPMDCIGCKACIKVCPKACMSHAPQEPA, encoded by the coding sequence ATGGCTTTTATTACTGGAATTACCCGTGGCGGCACCGAGTTCACACCTGAGTTCGTCACGGAATTGAACCAAGCAAACTGCATCGGTTGCGGTCGTTGCTTCAAAACCTGCCCGCGCGATGTGTTCGACTTGGTCGATCGCGAAGACTTGGATCTGGACGACGATTTAGACGATGACGATTGGGATGACGATGATGACGGTTTCTCCGATGACACTGCCATGGTCATGTCTTTGAAAGACCCCATGGACTGCATCGGTTGCAAAGCCTGCATCAAGGTTTGCCCCAAAGCCTGCATGTCCCACGCCCCCCAAGAACCTGCCTAA
- a CDS encoding CCE_0567 family metalloprotein yields MTDDEMKAIKKAERRAKRIASEKAMELHDLVEDRLPAAFEELPQIAQDTYDACKAWQDAAAALKAAEDASA; encoded by the coding sequence ATGACTGACGATGAAATGAAGGCCATAAAAAAGGCCGAACGCAGAGCAAAACGCATTGCATCCGAAAAAGCGATGGAACTCCACGATCTGGTGGAGGACCGCCTGCCCGCAGCCTTTGAAGAGCTGCCGCAAATCGCCCAAGACACCTATGACGCTTGTAAAGCATGGCAAGACGCCGCAGCGGCTTTGAAAGCCGCAGAAGACGCGTCAGCCTAA